In Quercus robur chromosome 10, dhQueRobu3.1, whole genome shotgun sequence, a genomic segment contains:
- the LOC126703567 gene encoding uncharacterized protein LOC126703567 — protein MEAREHIEEIRRKKFSIGGEQNPLTEDLHQAVKNLSAELYAKDVHFLMELIQNAEDNTYLEGVDPSLEFVITSEDITATGAPATLLIFNNEKGFLSKNIDSICSVGRSTKKGNRKCGYIGEKGIGFKSVFLVSSQPYIFSNGYQIRFNENPCPHCNLGYIVPEWVEENPTLSDIKKIYGSGTTLPTTTIVLPLKFDKVKPVKQQLSNVHPEVLLFLSKIRRLSVREHNNDPRLNTVSAIAITSETELVVRKNIDAVSYTIHLSADEKGKESEGECRYFMWKQKFPVRQENKVERRMEVEELVITLAFPFEERLHRGMSSPGIYAFLPTEMFTNFPFIIQADFLLASSRETILLDNKWNQGILDCVPSAFINAFVSLVKNSENVPMSSLAPMFRFIPINSSSYQELNVVRESIKSKLLEESILPSESYMEQRFFHQPHEVGRLMLAFWTILEKARKLGVSLFHLSSHGKYILSSSFDRTEYDHILNFLGVELVNKEWYAKCIQSSKLVEGVSEDVYLEILLFIADNWRFKFDSTNIKYIPLIKYVGLYGEVSLCSINESMQLNRDRVVSLSRHSEHISWLIDWNKEFKCPANYFFWPKSTQESIRFFTKRDTVLEWLRDHVKVGAMSVYEYADHLNKYLNSCQKRAIAFVHFLYHSLQKSYLSQWEVGVLCDSMPLVDNYWNLKTHRKGVLVPANGSKWVRLIGSNPWTNEGYVELAEDYLQPGCFAGQYASGERLLEFLKTHVGASDIPYISPPNATIPTVSSPLTKQNAFLLLGWIRNLKCREIFIPEKFLKCIKEGSWLKVTTSGCPGYRPPSQSFMLSSALGNILQNGSVLVDIPLLDIRFYGDGINEYKEELKKIGVMSEYVEACKFIGERLMSFKYSNLTMSVLNFIRFLRKSFLPLDEFINNIKDKRWLRTCCGDRSPVESVLLDEEWKTASQISNIPFIDKDGEEILSFREELKLLGVIIGFSDHYQLVVDNLKSPSRLTSLTPEAVLLILECMRRLGSSNKLVEALKGVKSFKTNFGYKSPGECFLFDHQWVCILQVFKVFPIIDRGFYGSRIFFYRNELKQAGVKVDFEVAANEFAKRFREQASSMTDENVLSFLSCFRQLKDTDHKFPSDLKKCIREVKWLRTTLGIRKTPSECILSGPDWLSISPITVLPFIRDTDNYYGKGIHEYKKELKSMGVVVELKDGVEFVVAGLHFPSDYTRITPANVFSLLKCFQILLQDSSYSFPDDFSKRICKKWLKTTEGYQPPDKCLLFDSSWGTYLERTDGPFIDEYFYGSNIKSYKKELKAIGVTVDVEKGCSLIASHLDSHVQFSSIVRIYNYLSQFNWVPDSEVARWIWIPKGSQYGEWVRPEECVLHDRDGLFGTQLKVLDKYYKPNLLNYFSHAFCVRCNPSVDDYCTLWEAWESSGHQLSHADCLKFWVYVSKHWSAKTERTLTDKLLKLPVASSSVEILLFNKNDVFIADDLQLKGLFEQFSPQPVFVWYPQPSVASLPQIQLFDIYRKIGVRTISESVMKEESSSVDVEKLNQVNPKEILITKGLVTLILGFLANPVMKMEAERRHETIRRLLNITFLETVEPITVNYSLLLSSGETVKARANRMIRWDREASKFFSQKLDRSSGYKNLIKYATYFSEAISEGVLWENSEHIGALSELIKLAFMLQFNEEAVRFLMKSKNLQIFLEDEGFLASVFPSD, from the exons ATGGAAGCGAGAGAACACATTGAAGAGATACGTAGAAAAAAGTTCTCCATTGGAGGGGAACAGAACCCATTAACTGAGGATCTTCATCAAGCTGTCAAGAACCTCTCTGCTGAGCTTTATGCCAAGGATGTACATTTTCTAATGGAGCTCATTCAG AATGCTGAAGATAATACTTACTTGGAGGGTGTGGATCCATCTCTTGAGTTTGTCATAACTTCTGAGGACATTACAGCCACAGGGGCTCCAGCAACATTGCTGATTTTCAACAATGAAAAAGGTTTCTTGTCAAAAAACATTGACTCTATTTGCAGTGTTGGTCGGTCCACCAAGAAAGGCAATAGGAAATGTGGTTATATTGGAGAGAAAG GAATTGGATTTAAGAGTGTCTTTCTAGTTAGTTCTCAGCCATACATATTCAGCAATGGATATCAGATACGGTTCAATGAAAATCCTTGCCCACATTGCAATCTTGGGTACATAGTTCCTGAATGGGTCGAGGAGAACCCAACACTTTCTgacatcaaaaaaatatatggttCTGGGACTACTCttccaacaacaacaatagtCTTACCTCTGAAGTTCGATAAGGTCAAACCTGTGAAGCAGCAGCTCTCAAATGTTCATCCTGAAGTTCTATTGTTCCTATCAAAGATTAGGCGGCTTTCAGTAAGGGAACATAACAATGATCCCAGGCTCAATACTGTAAGTGCAATTGCAATTACAAGTGAGACTGAATTGGTGGTGAGGAAGAACATTGATGCTGTGTCCTACACAATCCATCTCTCTGCTGATGAAAAGGGTAAGGAGTCTGAGGGAGAATGCAGGTACTTTATGTGGAAGCAAAAGTTTCCTGTCAGGCAGGAAAACAAAGTGGAAAGGAGAATGGAAGTTGAAGAGTTGGTGATCACATTggcttttccttttgaagagCGCCTCCATAGGGGAATGAGCTCACCTGGGATCTATGCATTTCTTCCCACAGAGATGTTTACCAACTTTCCCTTCATAATTCAGGCAGATTTTCTTCTTGCCTCATCAAGGGAAACAATTCTCTTAGACAACAAGTGGAACCAAGGGATTCTTGACTGCGTGCCCTCTGCTTTTATCAATGCGTTTGTTTCACTAGTTAAAAATTCTGAAAATGTTCCAATGTCTAGTTTGGCTCCCATGTTCAGGTTCATTCCCATCAACAGCTCTTCTTATCAAGAGTTGAATGTTGTCAGGGAGTCCATCAAATCAAAGCTTCTTGAAGAAAGTATTCTTCCAAGTGAGTCTTACATGGAGCAGAGGTTCTTTCATCAACCTCATGAAGTTGGTAGGCTTATGCTTGCTTTCTGGACCATTCTGGAGAAGGCTAGGAAGCTAGGGGTGAGCCTGTTTCATCTTTCATCACATGGAAAGTACATTTTGAGCTCTTCATTTGATAGAACAGAATATGATCACATATTGAATTTCTTGGGTGTGGAACTAGTCAACAAAGAATGGTACGCAAAGTGCATCCAAAGTTCTAAACTTGTTGAAGGAGTGTCAGAGGATGTGTATTTGGAGATTTTACTATTTATTGCTGATAACTGGAGGTTCAAATTTGACTCTACCAACATCAAGTACATACCACTAATAAAATATGTGGGTCTTTATGGCGAGGTGTCTTTGTGTAGCATAAATGAATCCATGCAGTTGAATCGTGACAGAGTGGTGTCGTTATCCCGTCATTCTGAGCATATCTCATGGCTGATTGATTGGAACAAGGAATTCAAATGTCCAGCCAATTACTTTTTTTGGCCGAAAAGCACACAAGAAAGTATACGGTTCTTCACTAAGAGGGATACAGTGTTGGAGTGGCTACGAGATCATGTGAAGGTTGGTGCTATGAGCGTCTATGAGTATGCAGATCACCTTAACAAATATCTCAATAGTTGCCAGAAGCGTGCTATTGCCTTTGTTCACTTCTTGTACCACTCACTTCAAAAGTCTTACCTTTCCCAATGGGAGGTTGGTGTTTTATGTGATTCTATGCCACTTGTGGATAACTATTGGAATCTAAAGACACACAGAAAAGGGGTCCTTGTCCCTGCCAATGGAAGCAAATGGGTAAGATTGATTGGTTCAAATCCATGGACAAATGAAGGCTATGTTGAGTTAGCAGAAGACTACTTGCAACCAGGCTGTTTTGCAGGTCAATAtgcttctggagaaagactcTTAGAGTTCCTTAAAACCCATGTCGGAGCTTCTGATATCCCTTATATATCTCCTCCTAATGCTACAATTCCTACGGTCTCATCACCACTCACCAAGCAAAATGCATTCTTGCTATTGGGTTGGATTCGAAACCTGAAATGTAGAGAAATTTTCATTCCCGAGAAGTTCTTGAAATGCATAAAGGAAGGTAGCTGGCTGAAAGTTACTACTAGTGGCTGTCCTGGGTACCGGCCACCTTCGCAGTCATTCATGCTTTCCTCCGCATTGGGAAACATTTTGCAGAATGGATCAGTGCTTGTTGATATTCCATTGCTTGATATAAGGTTTTATGGTGATGGAATAAATGAGTATAAGGAGGAGCTAAAGAAAATTGGAGTTATGTCTGAGTATGTGGAAGCATGTAAATTTATTGGGGAGCGTCTTATGTCTTTCAAATACTCCAATTTAACTATGTCAGTGCTAAATTTCATtagatttttgagaaaaagttttCTTCCCCTGGATGAATTCATCAACAATATCAAGGATAAGAGATGGCTAAGGACATGCTGTGGTGACAGGTCTCCTGTTGAATCTGTTTTGCTTGATGAGGAATGGAAAACTGCATCGCAAATCAGTAACATCCCCTTCATCGATAAAGATGGAGAGGAAATCCTTTCTTTTAGAGAGGAACTCAAGTTGCTTGGTGTGATAATTGGCTTCAGTGATCATTACCAACTTGTTGTAGACAACTTAAAATCACCTTCACGCTTGACTTCTCTGACACCTGAGGCTGTTCTTTTGATACTGGAATGTATGCGTCGTCTAGGATCTTCCAACAAACTTGTTGAGGCTTTAAAAGGTGTGAAAAGCTTCAAGACGAATTTTGGTTACAAGTCTCCAGGAGAATGTTTCTTGTTTGACCATCAGTGGGTTTGCATTCTACAGGTTTTCAAAGTTTTTCCAATAATTGATCGTGGTTTCTATGGAAGCAGGATTTTCTTTTACCGAAATGAATTGAAGCAAGCCGGGGTGAAGGTAGATTTTGAGGTGGCGGCCAACGAATTTGCTAAAAGATTCAGAGAACAGGCATCTTCCATGACAGATGAAAATGTTCTCTCTTTTCTGTCATGTTTTAGACAGCTAAAGGATACGGATCACAAGTTTCCTTCAGATCTTAAGAAATGCATCCGTGAGGTCAAGTGGTTGAGGACTACGTTAGGTATCAGAAAAACTCCAAGCGAGTGCATTCTGTCTGGGCCAGATTGGCTATCAATTTCACCAATTACTGTCCTCCCTTTCATACGAGATACTGATAACTATTATGGCAAGGGCATTCATGAATACAAGAAAGAGCTGAAGAGCATGGGAGTAGTTGTTGAATTAAAAGATGGTGTTGAGTTTGTGGTTGCTGGTCTTCACTTTCCCTCGGACTACACCCGCATAACTCCTGCAAATGTGTTTTCACTGCTGAAATGCTTTCAGATTTTATTGCAAGATAGTAGTTATTCCTTTCCAGatgatttctcaaaaagaaTTTGCAAGAAATGGTTGAAAACCACTGAAGGCTATCAGCCTCCAGACAAGTGCTTATTGTTCGATTCTAGTTGGGGCACTTATTTGGAGCGGACAGATGGACCTTTCATTGATGAATATTTTTATGGTTCTAATATTAAATCCTACAAAAAAGAGCTCAAGGCAATAGGAGTCACCGTTGATGTTGAGAAAGGATGCTCATTGATTGCCAGCCACCTTGATTCTCATGTTCAATTTTCTAGTATTGTTCGAATATATAATTACTTGAGCCAGTTTAATTGGGTGCCAGACAGTGAAGTTGCGAGATGGATTTGGATCCCAAAGGGAAGTCAGTATGGAGAGTGGGTGAGGCCCGAAGAATGTGTTCTGCATGACAGGGATGGTCTCTTCGGTACACAGCTGAAAGTTCTTGACAAATATTATAAACCAAATTTGCTTAACTATTTTTCCCATGCTTTCTGTGTTAGATGCAATCCTTCAGTTGATGATTACTGTACGCTTTGGGAGGCTTGGGAAAGTTCAGGACACCAATTGTCACATGCTGACTGCCTTAAGTTCTGGGTTTATGTTTCGAAGCACTGGAGTGCAAAGACCGAGAGAACTCTCACTGATAAGCTGTTGAAACTGCCAGTTGCTTCCAGCTCAGTTGAAATTTTGCTGTTCAACaagaatgatgtttttattgCTGATGATCTTCAGCTGAAGGGTCTTTTTGAACAATTTTCTCCTCAACCTGTTTTTGTCTGGTACCCTCAGCCAAGTGTGGCTTCTTTACCTCAGATACAGTTGTTTGATATTTACAGGAAAATTGGTGTTCGCACTATATCTGAATCTGTAATGAAGGAAGAATCATCCTCAGTGGATGTTGAGAAACTGAATCAGGTGAATCCAAAGGAGATTTTGATTACAAAAGGTCTGGTTACACTCATTCTTGGTTTTCTAGCAAATCCTGTGATGAAAATGGAAGCAGAAAGGAGGCATGAAACTATCCGAAGGCTTCTGAATATTACTTTCCTTGAGACAGTTGAACCGATAACTGTAAACTACAGTTTATTACTTTCTTCAGGGGAGACTGTTAAAGCAAGAGCAAACCGAATGATACGCTGGGATAGAGAGGCGTCTAAGTTTTTCTCACAGAAGTTAGACAGGTCTAGTGGATATAAGAATCTCATTAAATATGCTACATACTTTTCTGAAGCAATATCTGAGGGCGTGTTATGGGAGAACAGCGAGCATATTGGTGCACTCTCTGAACTGATCAAGCTGGCTTTCATGCTGCAATTTAATGAGGAAGCAGTAAGGTTTTTAATGAAGTCCAAGAATTTGCAAATTTTCTTGGAGGACGAGGGGTTCCTTGCATCTGTCTTTCCTTCTGACTAG